The genome window GTGAACACCATCCCGGGTTGCAGGATGTCCCCACTCTTGGGCGAAATAACCGGCATTTCGTGGACCTCGAGACCCACCCCATGGCCCGTGCCATGCCCGAACTCCTTCCCGTAGCCCGCGCGCTCGATGACATTGCGGGCGGCGGCGTCCACGTCGGCAGCGCGGGCCCCCGGCCTCGCGACAGCGATGGCTGCGCGCTGCGCTTCGAGGACGATCCGGTAGATGTCCTTGCCTCGACTTTCCCACTTCGATGGCGAAAACGTCCTCGTCATGTCCGAGCAATACCCTGCAACGCGCGCACCCCAGTCGATTACCAGAAGCCTTCCCCCACCGATGACAGAACGCGTCGGTGACGCATGAGGCTGCGCCGCACGGGGTCCAGACGCCACGATCGTGGGGAACGACTCCTGGTCACCGCCCGCCCGGCGGATTGCGGCGTGGAGCCGCTCGGCCACATCTGCCTCTGTCCGCCCGAGCACGTCCCTCGACACCGTGCCGAGAGCCCGGGCCGCGACCGCAATTGCGCGCCTGATCGCGACAACCTCCGTGGGGTCCTTCACGGCGCGAAGCCCCTCGATCGTCCCGCGCAGCGGCACCAGTTCGACGCCGGGGAGCGCCTTGGCCAGCTCCGCGTGCGCGGCGACGGTCATGTGTTCGGCCTCGATGCCGAGACGCCTGACGCGCGCCCGACGGACGCGGGCCGCCACCGCCTCGGTGGCACTCGACGTGTACTGCACCCGCTCCGCCGCCCGCACCTCCCGCGCCGACTGGACCAGGTAGCGGAAGTCCGTCAGGAACACGGTCTCGCGCGGCAGCACGAGCAGCGTCCCGGCCGAGCCGGTGAAGCCGCAGAGCCAGCGGACGTTCGGCAGGTGGGTTACGAGGAAGGCGCCAGGCCCGCCGCGCCCGGCGGACGAGCGAAGCCGCGCGACCCTCCGGGCGTGGAGAACGCCCCGGTTCGACCTCACGAGGCCAGCAGCGCGGCCACCGCCCGCAGCGCCAGGAGGTAGCCGTCCGGACCGAAGCCGGCGATCACCCCCCGGCAGACCGGGGCCGTGAGCGACTCCCTGCGAAACGCCTCGCGGGCGTGGACGTTGGAGAGGTGCACCTCGACGGCTGGCAGCCCGACCGCGGCGATCGCATCCCGCAGCGCCACGCTGGTGTGCGTGTACGCCGCCGGGTTGACGATGATCGCTGCCACGCGCCCCGCCGCCCCCTGGATCGCGTCGACGAGCGCCCCCTCGCCATTGGACTGCACGAACTCCACCTCGAGGCCCAGCTCCCGGCCGAGCGCGCGGGTCCGCTCCTCGATCTCGGCGAGCGTCAGCCGGCCGTAGACGCCTGGCTCGCGCGTCCCGAGCAGGTTGAGGTTCGGGCCGTTGACGACGAGGACCTTCATCGCGATCGGGCCTAGATGAACTCCGGCGCCAGCTCGTGCGCCGCCCGCCGCAGCTCGTAGCGGCCGCGGCCGACGAGCGCCCCGGGCGAGAGGTGCAGGAGCAGGTAGTACCCGGGGCCGATGAGCCGCAGCAGCGAGAGGCGGCCCGTGTTGCTGACGAGCAGCTCCTCGAGCTCGCCGGCCTCCACGGCCACCGTGGCGCGGCGGATCTCGCGCGCGGCGCCGACGAGCTCGACGCTCGCCAGCTCCAGGTCGAGGGACGCGTCCGCGGCGTGCCGCTCGACTATGATGCCGTCCTCGGCGATGATCACCGCGCCGAGCGCCCCCTCGACGCGCGAGCAGATCCTCTCGAGCACCTCGCGGAAGTTCATCGCGGACGCCCTCCCCTGAATGCGGCCAGCAGCGCCTCGAGCCGCCGGATGGTTTCGGCGCGGTCGGGGCGGCCGCCGGTCGCCGGTGCCGCCGGCTCCGCCGCTGCCGTGGCGCCCTGGGCGCGCTCGAGAGCGCGCACCTCGTCGAGCTTCCGGCGCAACGCCGCGTCGTCGGGGCTGGCCGTCGCGAGCCGCTCGTAGATGGCGGCCGCCCTTCCGTAGAACCCCTGGTTGATGTAGATCGACGCCAGCGTCTCGGTGTCGAAGACGCCGCGGGCGGCGCTCGACGTGCCTGCCGCGGCCGGAGCCGCCCCGGCCGTCTCCGCCGGCTCAGCCACGGGCTCGGCAGCGGTTTCGGCTACGGGTTCAGTTGTGGGTTCAGCTGTGGGTTCGGGCACCACTTCGTCGGCAACAGCGGAAGCCGCTGCTGGCGCAACGGCTTCGGGCGCGACCTTCCCGGCCTCTTCGATATCCTCGGCGAACGAAGCCTCCGGCCCGATTTCTCCCGCGAGATCGACGCTGGGGATCTCCTCCTCGAGGCTGACCACGGTCTCGGCGGAGGACGCCTCGATGTCGCCTGCCTGCGCCGCCGGCTCGGCCGGCGGGGGCTCCAGGGCCGACAGATCGACCGGCGACTCGAGCCAGGCCGTCTCCGGTTCGGGGGCCGGCGCCTCCTCGGCGAGCAGGGCCGCGGGTGCGGCA of bacterium contains these proteins:
- a CDS encoding aminopeptidase P family protein yields the protein MRSNRGVLHARRVARLRSSAGRGGPGAFLVTHLPNVRWLCGFTGSAGTLLVLPRETVFLTDFRYLVQSAREVRAAERVQYTSSATEAVAARVRRARVRRLGIEAEHMTVAAHAELAKALPGVELVPLRGTIEGLRAVKDPTEVVAIRRAIAVAARALGTVSRDVLGRTEADVAERLHAAIRRAGGDQESFPTIVASGPRAAQPHASPTRSVIGGGRLLVIDWGARVAGYCSDMTRTFSPSKWESRGKDIYRIVLEAQRAAIAVARPGARAADVDAAARNVIERAGYGKEFGHGTGHGVGLEVHEMPVISPKSGDILQPGMVFTVEPGIYLENYGGVRIEDMLLVTRDGAEVLSRAVPKLLER
- the aroQ gene encoding type II 3-dehydroquinate dehydratase, with amino-acid sequence MKVLVVNGPNLNLLGTREPGVYGRLTLAEIEERTRALGRELGLEVEFVQSNGEGALVDAIQGAAGRVAAIIVNPAAYTHTSVALRDAIAAVGLPAVEVHLSNVHAREAFRRESLTAPVCRGVIAGFGPDGYLLALRAVAALLAS
- a CDS encoding roadblock/LC7 domain-containing protein; amino-acid sequence: MNFREVLERICSRVEGALGAVIIAEDGIIVERHAADASLDLELASVELVGAAREIRRATVAVEAGELEELLVSNTGRLSLLRLIGPGYYLLLHLSPGALVGRGRYELRRAAHELAPEFI